GCCATCCCGGCGTTTTTGGGACCCTCTCGTGCCACTTGTCCCCGTCCCAGCACCCCCACGGTGGCTTCGGTGTCCCCTGCCCGGCGGGCACGTCCCCGCCGCGTCtctccgtgcctcagtttcccccggAGCCGGTGATTGCTCCCTAATGGTAAATCCATACCGGATTAATGTCCCCGCGCGGGGGGCTGGAAAGGTCACCTCATCCGTCCTGGGGCGCGGTGACAGCGGTCGATGGCGCCGGCGGTGACAGGGCTGCGGTGGCGCTTCGTGCCTGgtctggggaaactgaggcagccGTGGCTGTGGGTGTGTCTGTCCCCTGCAGTGTCCCTTCCCTCGAGGGTggcttgtgccagggccttggGTCTTTGTCCCGTGTGTCCCTGGGGGTGGCCgatgtccctgtgtcccactgTCACACGCCGtgtccattccctgtccccgtgcGTGGTTGTGTGtcacatccctgtccccgtgccctgGCCGCCCGTCACGTCTGCCATGTGCCACTCCGTGAGTCCTGCCCGCCTCGTGCCACGGTGACACGCCACATCTGCGCCCACGTCCCGTGTCCGCGTCCCCTGTGGCCACACGCGTGTCCCCgcgtccctgtgtcccccccgCCCCGTGCCCCCACGCTctgtcctccccctcccctccgtGCCCCGGCTGCGGGACCGTGCCGGGGGACAGTGACAAGGTGCTGGCAcgtgtcccctgtgtcctgcGTGCCCGTGGGTCTGTCACGCGTGAGGGAGGAGCCACCAGCCCCCCTCGGGCTATAAAACCCCGGGCGGGCGCGGGAGCCGCCGTGTCCCCGGCACCGTCACCCCACTGCCAGGCCCCACCTGGCACCTCTGCCTCCGCCATCGTGAGTGCAGCCACCGGGctggggtcccgggggtccccgcGGGGAGCTCGGGACCCCAGGAGGGACAATCGCCTCGGGGACCTGTGGGGTCCTTTGGGGAGGGGACAGCTCCCTTGGGGACACCGAGGGGGGGTCTCTGGGAGGGAGATATGTGGATATGAGGAGGGTCCCGGGGGTGACGGTGTCCCCTgagcggggctgggggatgAGACAAACCCTtggggacctgggggtgctcgGAGGGGGGGTGACATTCCCACAGGGAACGGGGTCCTGGGGCTCggtggggtggggagaggggggcAGAGCTGGGTTGGGGGTCCCGAGGGTGCCCCAGGCTCGGCCCCTGTCCCCCCGCAGATGGCGATGTCCCCGCGGCCGTGGCGCGCGCTGGTGGCCGTGTCCCTCTGCGCCCTGCTGTGCCTGGCGGCCGCGTACCCCCCGAAACCCGAGAGCCCCGGGGACGACGCGTCCCCCGAGGAGATGGCCCGGTACTTCTCGGCCCTCCGCCACTACATCAACCTGGTCACCCGGCAGAGGTGAGCGCCGCCGGGCCGGACCGTCGCCGCCGCCGCGGACACCCCCGGGCTCAGGGGGTCCCCTCTGCGCCTCCGTGCGCGCCCCCCGCGGGGGTCCCCGTTTGCTCAGGCGCGTGCCCGTGTCCCGCAGGTACGGGAAACGCGCCAGCCCCGGCGCCGCCGTGAccgagctgctcctggggaccGGCGGTGACAGGTCACGGTGAGCGTCGCTGTCCCTGTCGCTGTCCCTGTCGCTGTCGCTGTTCCCCTCCCCGTCTCCATCGCCCCGCcggcagggacacaggggctGCGCTGGGGGTCCCGGGGCTGTTTGGGGGGTTCGGGCGGGTTTCGGGGGTCTCGCTCTCCCTTTTCTCACACCGCTCTTCCCCCAGGTACGATGACGACTCCTCGTGGTGACCGCCCCGCCCCAGCCCCCGCTgtcccccaaatcctccccaggGGATCCAGGGCGGCGGCGCGACCCCCCCGCTGGAGGGCCGGGGACCCCCAGAACCCGGCCCGGGGGAGTCCCGCTGTCcgggggggggggtccccacCCCGTCCCCTCCCCAGCGCTGTCGGGGGGGTCCCGCGTGGGTCCCTGCACGGCCCCACAGCGACAATAAAGAGCACGATCGTGGGCACGGCCGGGTCCGCGCTGTGTGCGGGGGGCCTGGGGCAGGGCCGGGGTGCAGGGGGGGTGTCGGGGTGCAGGAGGGGTGTCGGGGCGCAGGgatggaaggagaaaggaggaacGGGAAGAACAAGGGACAGGAGGCTCTGGGGTGCAGGGAGAGGGGTCAGGAGCGCTTGGGGGGTGAAAGGAGGGGAGTGGGaatttttggggagggggtgggagtGGGGTGAGTTGGGGCACGCTGGGGTTGGGTATTGGGGTGCACTGGGTGCGGGGGAAtgggggcactgctgggggggATCCCAGTGATGAATGTCGGGGTGCTGGGGAGCCCTGTCCTGGGTGTGGGGGGcactggcaggggctgctggccccATCGGGGACCCCCGGTGTGAAGACTGTgactgctggggctgagccagggCCGGGGTcccgtgtccctctgtccccccagGCGGCCGTGGCgggagcctggggacagccccgtCCCCACGGGCTGGGGCCACCCCAACGTCGCCTCCCTCACACCCCGCCAGGATCCCCCTCGGTCCCTCTGTCTGTCCCCCcactgtccccctgtcccctccccacccctctgTCCCTCCATGGGGCCGGCCACCCGTGGCCGTGTCCTGTCCCCTCCGGGAGCCCCCTCAGCGCGGGAGGGGGTCAAACATTAACCAGAGCTGTGCGGGGGCCACCTGTCCTGTCACCCCCCCCACGACGGCCCCTGTCCCCCCCTCCCCGTCCGAGCTGGCACCAGGCCGCAGCGTGGCGCGGTGACATCAGCGGGGCGCAGGGGGATAAAAGGGGCCAGCGCTGCGGTGGCACCGAGGACCCGGCGTGTCAGGCAGCGTCCCCTCGTCCGGCCGAGTGTCCCCGAGTCCCCGCCCGAGCAGGAAGGTGAGAGGGGACCGGGAGCTGAGGGCGGCGTGAGCAGAGAGCGTGGGTGTGAGAAACAACGGGTGTGTGACAAGTGTGACAAACAGGCGTGTGACAATCGGGTGTGTGACAAACGGGTGTGTGACAAGTGTGACAAACAGGCGTGTGACAATCGGGTGTGTGACAAACAGGCGTGTGACAATCGGGTGTGTGACAATCGGGTGTGTGACAATCGGGTGTGTGACAATTGGGTGTGTGACAATCGGGTGTGTGACAATCGGGCGTGTGACAATTGGGTGTGTGACAATCGGGTGTGTGACAATCGGGTGTGCAGGGCACACCAGGGGCCTGACTGTGCGTGTTACGCGTGTGGTGCCGCTGTTTGTGCAAGGCTGAaggtgtgcagggctgggactcGGGGTGTACAGGTGCGTGCAGGTGTGTGcgtgctctgtgtgctgtgtaCAGGCGTGCACAGGTGTGCTGTGCACAGGGGTGCTGTGTGTTCAGTGTGTtcagctgtgtgcagctgtgtgcaggtgtgCACAGGTGTGCTGTGTGTTCAGGTGTGTtcagctgtgtgcagctgttTACGGGTGTGCACAGGTGTGCTGTGCACATGTGTGCTGTGTTCAGCTGTGCGCAGGTGTGCACAGGTGTGcttgtgctgtgtttgcagctgtgGGCAGCTGTTTACGggtgtgctcaggtgtgctgtgtgtgcaggtgtgttcAGCTGTGCACAGGTGTGCcgtgtgtgtgcaggtgtgtacagctgtgtgcagctgtgtACGGGTGTGCACAGGTGTGCcgtgtgtgcaggtgtgttcAGCGGTGctcaggtgtgtgcaggtgcgtgtgctgcctgccctgcGCACACGCCGCGAGTGTCCCGCGTGTCGCTGTCGCAGCCATGTCGCCGCCGCTGCTCCTGGTGGCCTGCGCGGTGGTGGCGCTGCTGCCGCTGCGGCCCCCGCGCGGCCCCCGCTGCAGCCCGCGTACCCCGGCGACGACGCGCCCGTGGAGGATCTGCTGCGCTTCTACAACGACCTGCAGCAGTACCTGAACGTCGTCACCCGCCCGCGGTGAGCAGGGCCCGCGGCTGGCCGTCCCGATGCGCTCCCTGTCGCGACACGCTCCCCGCCTCGCCGCTCTCCCTTATCGCGACACGCTGCTGCCCACCGCCGCCGCGCGCTCCCCGCTGCGATGCGCTCCCGTCGTGATGTGCTTCGCCCCGCGACGTGCTCCCCACCCCAATGCGCTCCCCATCGTGACACGTTCCCTGCCACGACACGCTCCCCGTCACGACATGCTCCCCATCATCACGTTCCCTACCGTGACATGATCTCCACCTCAATGTCGTGACGCTCCCTGTCACAACACTCTCCCTATCGCGCGCTCCCCATCTCGACCCACTCCCTGTCGTGTCACACTCCCTGTGGGGACACACTCTCCATCGTGTCACACTCCCTGTGGGGACACACTCCCCATCGTGTCACACTGCCTGTCGTGTCACACTCCCTGTCGGGACACACTCCCTGTCGTGTCACATTCCCTGTGGGGACACACTGCCTGTCGGGACACACTCCCTGTCGTGTCACATTCCCTGTGGGGACACACTCCCTGTCGGGACACACTCCCTGTCGTGTCACACTCCCTGTCGTGTCACACTCCCTGTGGGGACACACTGCCTGTCGGGACACACTCCCTGTCGGGACACACTCCCCATCACGACTCGCTCCCCGTCGTGTCACACTCCCTGTCGTGTCACACTCCCTGTCGCGACACGCTCCCTGtcgtgtcccctgtccccgtgcccaTACCGTGTCCCCGTTGCAGGTACGGGaagcgggcgggcgggcgagCTCCTGCCGAGGAGCCCCTCGGCGGCCCG
Above is a genomic segment from Hirundo rustica isolate bHirRus1 unplaced genomic scaffold, bHirRus1.pri.v3 unplaced_BUSCO_378120at7742, whole genome shotgun sequence containing:
- the LOC120748321 gene encoding peptide YY-like; translated protein: MAMSPRPWRALVAVSLCALLCLAAAYPPKPESPGDDASPEEMARYFSALRHYINLVTRQRYGKRASPGAAVTELLLGTGGDRSRYDDDSSW